The genomic interval ACACCCGTCCCCACTTGTGCCAGAAATGCCGCCTCCGAGATCGTCTCGCCCCAGGTGATCCCCGTTAGAAAGATCAAGCCGAACAGGTAGAGCAGCAATAGGCGATTCCATTCGCCCTTGCGGATGTCAAAGAGGTAGCTCAGAAAGCCTAGCATCGTCGTCCCCTATGGCTGGTCATTGGGCGGTCATTCGTCGTCGGTGAGCAAGGCATCTAAGGCGCTGGTCAGGGTCTTGACCAAAGGATGATCGGGAGAATTGAGGGCAAGTAGATTCGATGAAGAAAGACTCAGGCTGTCTGTGCGATGAATCACCCCCACCACCTCCCACCCGAAAGCCTTCTCCAAACTGACCTTTACTGCGTCTAAGGAAAGCAAGGTAGGCGTTTCGTTAACCAAGACGGCAACATGGCTGGCGCTCAATTCGCGAGCGATACCTATCAGCATGATTGTCCCTTGATGTTCGCGGCTGTCGTAACGGGTGAGAATCAAGGTGGCATCAGCAATGGCGGGCATAACGATGTTATCTTCAAAGAATCCGGCGGTATTGTCAATGATTAAGGTGTCCAGTTCAAAGGACTCGGCAAGCTGTATAATGCCCTCACTCAGCAGTCCAGGGTTATACCCTTCGCGGAGCATACGGGCAATTTCACTGACGGAGGGGTTGCTTAGCACCGCGAAATAACGCCCCTGTTGAAGGTTCAGCGAGTCCGTGACATCAATCACCGTTGAAAGAATGTCGCAGCGCCCGGCGAGGTAATCGTTTAGGTAGTAAGCGGGAGGGTGTTTATAAAAATCGCGGTTCAAGAAGAAATGCAGCGACGGCGATTGCAGGTTTGCCTCAGCCACCGCCACCCGCTGCCCGCGTTTGGCAAGGATCGCCCCCATATTGGCGGCAAAGGTTGTTTTCCCCGCGCCACGCCGAAACGAGTGAATGGAAAGTATTTTTACCATGAACACTCCATGCCCTTCCCTGTCGCTTTGTGGTGATTATGCCCCAGAGCGCCCCTGTGGGCAATGTATGGGGATTGGGGGTGATATTGGACATTGCAAACCGCGTGACCCATCCCTAAAGGGGCTAGGGCGTTGTCCAAGTGGGGGCGACCCCACGTGGTCGCCCGCCCCCTCGCCCCCTCATGGTATATCGCCCGCCATCCCCCTATGTCGTTCCCGCTGGCGGACCGACCCAATAATCCCCGCGTCGTTCGGCTGGAGTCAGCGTCCGCACCGCCTCGGCATAGGCAAGGCTGAATTCTCCCGCCGAGGCGTAACGCTGCTCCGGCTTTTTTGCCAGCCCCTTCAGGATCACTGCCTCCAGTGCTGGCGGAAACCCGGCGCTAAGCACGGTTGGAAAGGGAATTTTTTCGCTGACATGCTTGAAGGCAAGCCGTTCTGGGCGCTTGTCATAGAAGGGGTAGCGCCCCAAGAGCATCTCGAACAGGACGGCGGTCAGGGAATAGACATCAGAGGCGGGCGTGATCAGTTCGTCAAGGACTTGTTCGGGGGACATATATTCCGGCGTCCCCACGCTGATTCCGGCTTGGGTCAGTTTCGTCCAGTCCAAGACTTTGCTCAACCCGAAATCGGCAAGGTAGACCTGATTTTCGGCGGGTTCGTCCTCGTTTTTGACAACCTCGATGAGGATATTTCCCGGTTTGATGTCGCGGTGAATAACATTGTAACTGTGGGCATAATCAAGCGCTCTGGCAATCGGATTCAAGACTTGCCATGCGGCAATCGGGGAAAAGTGTCGTTTTTGCATCAGATCGTAAAGGGAGACGCCGCGCACCAAGCGCATGATGAAGTACAACAACGTCTGCTCTGCGCTTACTGTGTGCGCCCCAACCGCATAAACAGGGATGATGTTCGGATGCTGCAACTGGCTCAGCAAGGCTGCCTCGCGTTTGAAGCGGCTGCGAAATTCGGCGTCTCCTGAATATTCGGGGAGCATGATCTTGATCGCGTAAATCTCTGGCGATCCATCAAGGATCGCTTGAAAGACAAACCCCATCCCCCCTTCCCCGATGACTTTTCCAACGCGATACCCACCCAAAACCAGCCCTTCAAATGCATTACGCATGGGAAACGCCCCCTCACAAGGTTGTGGTGTGCTGATGCCTTGTTCATTGCCCTCACGAGTGTACCATGATCTTCGATCTTTTCAGGTCTGCTCTTCTCCTCGCAAACTTCTATGGGCGACCCACATGGTCGCCCACTTCTTCCACTCCCTCCCCACTTGCGCCGAATCAAAAATCCTCTAAGATTCAGCTTCATGAGTGACGATTTAGACGATTTCTTTCAAGACAATACGCGCCAGACCCGCGCTGACGCGCAAAAAAATCGCGATTTGATCCTGACCGCCGCCAAACAACTTTTTGCCGAACAAGGGGTGGAAGCTGTCTCTATGACGGCAATTG from Anaerolineales bacterium carries:
- a CDS encoding serine/threonine protein kinase encodes the protein MRNAFEGLVLGGYRVGKVIGEGGMGFVFQAILDGSPEIYAIKIMLPEYSGDAEFRSRFKREAALLSQLQHPNIIPVYAVGAHTVSAEQTLLYFIMRLVRGVSLYDLMQKRHFSPIAAWQVLNPIARALDYAHSYNVIHRDIKPGNILIEVVKNEDEPAENQVYLADFGLSKVLDWTKLTQAGISVGTPEYMSPEQVLDELITPASDVYSLTAVLFEMLLGRYPFYDKRPERLAFKHVSEKIPFPTVLSAGFPPALEAVILKGLAKKPEQRYASAGEFSLAYAEAVRTLTPAERRGDYWVGPPAGTT